Genomic segment of Verrucomicrobiota bacterium:
AAGAAATCATCCAAGAATAAGCCAACCGGAGAGCATGCTTCAGATACCCTCTCCTCCGAGGAAGTGCCCCTGGAATCCCGGGAGGGAGATGTCGCTGTGGAAATTGAGGAAACTATGTCTAGCGAGGCTGAGAATGCGTCTCTTCCCGACGCTGTGACTGAAGAATTGCTTGGTGCCGAGGCCCCCGTGGGTGAGGTTCCCCCGCTTTCCCATGTGCTGGAGGCGATTCTGTTTGCTTCCCAGAAAGCTATCTTGCCTAAGGAACTGATGGCCCATCTCAAGAGCGCGGCCGTTGCCGAGCCGACTTCGGTGGCCTCGGCATTTGCGCGTATCAAGGAAGGGGATGTTCGTGATGCCCTGGTCGACCTGCAGGCAGAAGTAGCCGCCTCGGGTCGCGCCTACCAGGTGCGTGAAACGGCGACCGGGTGGCTACTCTCCAGTGCGCCTGGTTTTGCGCCTTGGCTGCGCGCTCTCTATCCCGAGGCAAAGCCGACCCGTCTAAGCGCCTCCGCCCTCGAAACCCTCGCCATCATCGCCTACCGCCAACCGATCGCCCGGGCCGATATGGAAGCCGTCCGCGGCGTCTCCGTTGACGGGGTGATGCAGACGCTTCTGGATCGAGGCCTTGTGAAGATAGCTGGTCGCGCAGAGGCGGCAGGTCGTCCCCTTCTCTACGCAACCACACAGTTTTTCCTGGATCACTTCGGTCTTCGCACCCTCGATGAGCTTCCTAATGCCGCCGAGTTGCGCCACATACCACTACCAAAAGCGACTCCTGAACCCGGAAGCGCTCCGGTTGATGAGAGCGGTACTGCCGAACTGCCAGGAGTACTTTCCGTTCCTGAAGAGGTGACAAGCGGTGTCTTGGAGAGTGTGCAAGAAGGCGAAGAAGGCGAACAAGCCAAAGAAGCCGAGGAAGCCGCCGTGCTGGACGAGGTTGAGGTGACCGAGATTCTTGAACTCCGTGAGTCGGTGGTCTTCGAGGAGGTTTCTTTCGACGCGGAGGTCGAGAAGGAAGAATCCGGAGAATCTCGGGACGGCCACCCGGAACGCTGAACAGAAAACCTTCTCCCCATGGAAGATCTCACCAAACTGCGCGAGGCGATCGATGCCATCGATGGAAGATTGCTCGATCTTCTGAACGAGCGCGCACGATTTGCCCAGGAGATCGGTCGGATCAAGGAACGTAATGGCGCTCCCGTCTATGCCGCAGGGCGTGCCGAGCAGCTGATGCGTCGACTAGTCGAGCGGAGTGCCGGACCCTTGGAGGAACAGGCGATTCGTGCGATCTACCGCGAAATCATGTCGGCCTCACTTGCTCTCGAGAAGGACACCGTCATCGCCTGCGAGGGATGTGTCGCCGGGCGCACTCATTTTGCCGCCAAGCAGCAGTTCGGCGCCTCCGTCCGCTACACCTTCCATGACAATCCTGCCGATCTCTTCGCAGCGGTCACCTCGGGAAAAGCCGATTGCGCAGTCCTTCCCTCCGGCGAGGAAGGGCCTGACACAACGGTTCTGGAACTGCTGATGACAAGCGAGGCCCAGCTCGCTTCCCAAATAGTGCTCGGAGGGGAAGAGGGATCCCGCCGTGCCCGCTACTTCGTGCTGGGGAAAGCCCTGAACGCACGCTCCGGTGACGACCAGACAGCCCTGCTTTTCCATCTCACCGATCATCCGGGGGCCCTAGCTTCTGCGCTCGAACCATTCCGGGGAGCCGGCGTCAATGTCATCTCGATCCACAGCCGTCCCGCTGCAGGAAGTGGTCTACATCTTTTCCTAGAAGTGGAGGGCCACGCCGGGGACGAATCACTTCTTCGCGCCGTGAACCTGCTCGGCGAGAAGGGCTTCTCTCCCAAAGTCTGTGGAAGCTATCCTCGAATGCGCTGAGGGCCATTTCACCGATCTTTGCAACAATGACCACACCCGCAACTGTCAGCGCAGGATGCTTTGACCAAGAAGTCTGGATCAGGATCGAGGGACGCGGCAATTTCCAGAGCAGCGGATCAATCCGAAAATTCGTCCAGGCCATGATCCAGCGTGGTCGACGCGAATTCGTGGTCGACCTGGCCTCCTGCGATCACATGGATTCGACCTTCATGGGAACCCTGACCGGCATTTCCCAGAGACTCCGCGAACTCGGACAGGGCTCTCTGCTTGTGATCAATGTCACTCCCCGGAATGTCGATCTCATGGAAAATCTCGGGCTCAACTTTCTCTTCGGGATCGAGCCGGCTGGCGCGACCATGAGGGCTCCCGCCGAGGCAGGGGGAAACCTTATGCAGCTTCCGGTCGATACAATCATGGAGAAGGATATCATTCTTTCCGCGCACGAGGCCCTGATCGCCGCAAACCCCGCGAATGCCGACCGGTTTCACGATGTGCTCGAGTATCTCAAGCACGGTCACGGCAGTGCCGGTCATTGACGTTTGAAGGAGTGACTTGAGCTCGTTGGATATGACGGATCATCCCTAGAGCATCTTGCGTTTAATCTGTCGTTCTTTGGGCGATCATCTGGACCGTCGATAAATACAAGGACTCGCGCAGAGGCGCAGAGACGCAGAGGAAAAGACAAAGGATTGATTGCGGAGAAAATAGTCATCGGCACTCCCCTCAAATCAGAGAATCACTTGATTGCGTTTTGGCGCGAGATTTCTTCCCATGTACATGCGTCAAATAAAACCGAAACCGCTCCAGGGATGGGATGATGCCGGCGTGCTGGTCTTTGTCGTGATTTCGATCCATGATAACCGGCCATGATTCTTCAGAGCATCGAGCCTGTCGTCATTGTCGCCCTCCTAGTGGCTATGGCTGTGCTTGGACTTATCGTCTTTGGATCGCGACGCAGGGTTGGAGAATTGAAACGCTCGACGGCTGAGATCCACCAGGAGGAGCGAAGCGTCTTTGACTTTCTGCACGGATTGGGAGCTGCCTTTTCCGAGGGGGTGCCTGCTGGTGAGCTGCACCGCCTTCTTGTCGAGGGGGCCCAACTCATTCTCAAAGCCGACGGAGGCGCCCTCTACCTTGCCGACCGCTCCGGCCAACAGCTGCTTCCCGCATTCCTCTCCAAAGGGTGCCCGCCACTCGTTTCCCTTCCCGTACATCTCTGCGGGGAAGTTGCCGATGGAGAGAACACTCATTCACAGGCCATTGAGAGTTTTGTGCGTCTGCAATCCGTCCGTGTCGGCATGGGGCTTCTTGGCGAGGCTTGTGATTGGAGCGAACCCCGTTTTCTAAGGCGACGTGGGGATATTCCGGAGGATCTCATGGAGCAGGGACTAGGCTCCGTCGTCATGGGGCCCCTCGTGTACCGTCACAAGCTGCTTGGAGTGCTTGCCCTGGCAAGGAAGCCGGGTAGTGATGCCTTCAGCGATACCAAGATCGATCTCTTCAAGGCCATCGTGGAGCAGGCTGCCTTTGCATTGTTCAACCAGGCCATTCATCTGGCCGCCGGGGAGAAGCACGCGCTGGACCATGACATCCAGATCGCCGGGGAAATTCAGAAGATCCTGCTTCCCTCCGATGCCCCGGATGTAGAGGGATTTGAGATCAGCGGGCTGAATCTTCCGGCCCGCACGCTGAGCGGCGACTATTTTGATTACCTCGCAGTCGACGAGGATCACGTCGGTATCGTTATTGCCGATGTCTCGGGCAAGGGCGTTCCCGCGGCGCTCATCATGGCGATGTGTCGGAGCGCCCTCCGCAGTCAGGCTCCAGGAAAGCTCTCTCCCGCCGAAGTCCTGCGGGGGGTGAACAGGCAGCTCTATCCCGACATGAAGGAGGATATGTTTATCAGTATGGCCTATGTCGTGCTGAACCGCCGCACTGGGAATGCCTTGCTTGCACGTGCCGGTCATGATGCTCCGCTCCTTTTCCGCAGGGAAAGCACGACGATCGAATGTCTCAACCCCAAGGGAATGGCAGTCGGCATTGACAGTGGGGGGGTCTTCGACCGGTTCTGCACCGACTTTCCCTTCCGTTTGGAGAATGGCGACCTGCTTCTTCTCTACACGGACGGATTGACGGAAGCCCTGAATGCATCGGGAGACGAGTTCGGGGTTCAACGGCTTAACGACGAGCTTCTGGCGAATGCCGGGGATGGCGCTGCCGCGATGCTCCACAGGCTTTCACGGTCTGTGATCGCCTTTGCCGGGAATGAGTCGCAGCATGACGACATCACTCTGATTGCGCTTCGCAAGCTCTGACGCTTTAATAATCAACCATCGTGAAAAAGAATCCGACACCCGATCCCACAAGCAAACAAGAGGCCCCCTCACAGGAAGAGATCCCTGTAGAAAACACCGTGCCCTCGGTGGATTCCGCTCCGATCGCTCCGGAGCCGAATCTTCAGGCAGAGGTCGAGCGCTATCGCGACCAGGCTCTCCGTGCCGCGGCGGATCTGGAGAACTATCGCAAACGGATGATCCGTGAGAAAGAGGAGGCTATCCGTTTTGCGAATGCGGGTCTGCTCGAGAAGCTCCTGCCAATCCTTGATAATTTCGAACTTGGACTCACGGCCGCCAGTGGTGATACGGCCGCCAAGGGCATCGTTGACGGCTTCGCGATGGTGCACCGCCAGCTCGGTGACTTTTTGGTATCCAGCGGGCTTCAGCCCATTGATGCCGTGGGCCAGCCATTTGATCCGAAGCTCCACGAGGCGCTTGGCCACGAGACCGATGCAGCCCAAGCCGATGGAGTTGTCCTCCGTCAGCTCCGCCGCGGATACAGGCTCGCCGACAGGTTGATCCGTCCCTCCAGCGTCATCGTCAACAAGCTCGCCTGATTTCCCGCAGGGGTTCCTTCGCTATGGCAAAGAGGTGTTACTACGAGGTATTGCAAGTCACCCGAACCATCGAGTTCGAGGATATCAAGAAGTCGTACCGCAAACTCGCGGTCAAGCATCACCCGGATAAGAATCCCGGCGATTCGACTGCCGAGGAGCGTTTTCGTGAGATCGCTGAAGCCTACGATATCCTGAGCGATTCGGAGAAACGCGCTGCCTATGACCGATATGGTCACGCTGCCTTCCAAGGCGGCATGGGTGGGGGAGGGGGAGGCGGAGGTGGCATGCACGATCCCTTTGACCTCTTCCGTGAGATGTTTGGAGCTTCGGGAGGCGGAGGCGGGGTTTTCGACCATTTCTTCGGCGGTGGTGGCGGCGCTCAGGAAGGTCGTGGCTCGGATCTGCGCTATGACCTCAGGATCACGCTCGAAGAGGCTTTCAGCGGCTGCGAGAAGGAGATCGAACTCCGCAAACTCGATGCCTGCGGCGACTGCAGCGGCTCTGGTGCTGCAAAGGGTGCCAAGGTCACTACCTGTTCCCTCTGCCGGGGACGCGGCCAGGTGGTCGCCTCCAGGGGTTTCTTTCAAGTCGCCCAGCCATGTCCCCAGTGCCATGGGGCAGGACAGACAATCGACAAGCCTTGCAAAAGTTGCCGGGGTGATGGGCGTGCCGAGAAAACCTCGCGCATCAAACTCACTATTCCTGCTGGTATTGACGAGGGATCACGCCTGCGTTCCTCCGGCGGCGGCGAGGCCGGCAGCCGTGGCGGCGGCACGGGTGACCTCTATGTCGTGATTCATCTGAAGGAGCATTCCATCTTCTCGCGCGACGGCTCCGATCTTCACTGCCGTATGCCCATCCCCTTCGTGACCGCTGCGCTGGGTGGAGAGATCGAGGTGCCGACCCTCGCGGGAACCGTGACCATGAAGATCCCCGCAGGAACGCAGGGGGGGAGTGATTTCCGGGTCAAGGGACACGGCATGCCCCGTCTCCAGAGCCATGCCAAGGGGGATCTTCACGTGAAGCTCGAAGTCGAGGTGCCGACCAAGCTGGATGATGCTCAGAGGAAGTCGCTTGAGGCCTTCGCCGAACTCTGCGGCGATCATAACACCCCGCTCCATCGCAGCTTTACAGAGCGTCTGAAGGGACTTTTTTCTTAAGGAACCGCGGTTCCTTAAGACTTGGGTATGGGAAATTGGTGATAGGTAATAGGGGATGACGGGAAGATCTCCGAATTTTTAGCGGAGCAGATTTTACCAGTTTCCTAGAGCCGATGCCCTAGATCCCATTCCCTATTTCCTATCCCCCACTGGTCGCCACCGGCGCCCGGCCGCCGTGGCCACGGGAGATGCCGGTAGCGATTTTCTCGGCAAGACGCTGACGGACGGAAGGATTCTGGAGGAGATTGTTCTCCTGCGCGTTGGAGACAAACCCCAGCTCGAGCAGCGTGGCCGGCCGCTGGTTGTGATGGAGCACGTAGTAGCGGGCGAATTTTGTCCCGCGACTGTGGGAGCCATAGCAGGTGGCGATCTCGTTGAGGATGTTTCGGGCAAGTGGTGCCGAGCGTGGATTGTAGTAATAGGTCTCGACGCCATTCGCCGCACGACGGGAGGCAGAGTTGAAGTGGATGCTCACGAAAGCCGCGTCGCTGCGGGAGTTTGAAATAGCGGTCCTGGTTCCGAGCGGGATGAAGACATCGGTGGTGCGCGTCATGACCACATGATAGCCGCGGGCTTCGAGAAGGGGTTTCACGCGTCGGGCCACATCGAGCGTCAGCATCTTTTCACTCAGTCCCCGGACAGCCTTTGCCCCGTTGTCATAGCCTCCGTGACCCGGATCCAGAACCACTGTGTGGAAATTGGAAAGGCTCGCCCCTTCTTCAAAAAGGGCACATCCAGGCAGCAGCAAAAGGGCCAAAAGAGGCAGGCATCGCAGGGCGCAGATCATGAAGGAACGTTGGGTCATGATGAAGAGACGAATTTAAGCCACCGATGCCCTCACGCAACTTTTTAAGACTCTAAAAGTTCCTTTCCCTTTTGTCGGCTGCCTCCCCGCAAGCGGTGTCGCCTATGCGGGCTCCCTGCGGTCGTCCACCGCACCGCTCCCCAGCGGCTTGCTTGTCCATATCAAACTTCCTGCGTCCAAACACTTGATGACAGCACCTTTTCATACTTCATAATTCATACTTCAGCCTTTAGGCTCTCCCGATGCTCGGCAAACGCATCATACCCTGCCTCGACGTCGACGGTGGTCGTGTTGTCAAGGGAACCAAGTTCGAGAATATCCGTGACGCTGGGGATCCGGTCGAGTGTGCGCGTGCTTACGATGCTCAGGGTGCCGACGAGTTAGTCTTTCTCGACATTACTGCTTCCCACGAAGGGCGCGCCACCATGCGCGAAGTCGTCGAGAAGACGGCGGATGCCTGCTTCATGCCGCTTACCGTCGGAGGAGGGATCCGTAAGGTGGAGGATGTGCGTGCCATGCTCCTGGCTGGAGCCGACAAGGTGAGCATGAACACCGCCGCCCTTGATGATCCGAATCTTGTGAACGCCTCGGCCGAGGGGTTTGGCTCCCAGTGCGTCGTGGTCGCCATTGACGCACGCAGGGATGGGCAGGGTGGATGGATCGTCCACACCCACGGTGGTCGCAGGCCGACCACCTGGCAGGCCGTTGACTGGGCTAAGGAAGTCGCGAAGCGCGGCGCCGGGGAGATTCTCCTCACCAGCATGGACTCCGACGGGACCAAGAAGGGATACGACCTCGAACTCACTGCCGCCGTCAGCGATGCGATCGGCATTCCCGTGATCGCTAGCGGAGGTGCGGGCGATATCGGTCACATGGCCGAAGTCCTAACAGTCGGCAAGGCCGATGCAGTGCTGGCCGCCAGCATCTTTCACTTCGGAACGTACACCGTCGGAGACGTGAAACGTGAACTAGCCACATACGGTATCCCTGTCAGGAAGGCCGTCTAAGATTCTCTCCCGCGGGAGATACTTTATATATACTCTTTAAGTATTATTTCCGTTTGCGCTAACGGCAAATCCCGTGCATGGTGAATCGTGACCTTTGAGTTCGATCCGGCAAAAAGCGCCAGCAACAAGATCAAGCACGGGCTAGATTTTGTAGAGGTGCAGCGGCTCTGGAACTCAGACCGGGTCGAGATTGCCGTGCGTACTGTCTCCGATGAACCCCGTTTCGCAGTAATCGGCATTATCGGCGGTCGCCACTTCACGGTGATAATTACCTATCGCGGATCAGTCGTGCGTCTTATCAGCGCCCGGTCGAGCCGCCCCAACGAAAGAAAACTCTATGAAAACTGCTAAAAAGAATACCCCTCGCAGCCTTAGCGCCGCCGAATTCGACAAGCTTGCCGACTCTGGCGGAGACATTACCAAGTATCTCGATCTTTCCACCGCCAAGCGGCTTGCTCCCGGTGAAGAGCGACTCGATATCACTCCCACCAAGGTGAATATCGACTTTCCCCGCTGGATGGTCCAGTCCCTCGACCACGCCTCGGATCGGGTCGGCGTTCCCCGCCAGAGCCTGATCAAGATGTGGCTCGCCGAACGACTGCAGAAAGCTTGAGGCTCTCGCTTCCGCGAGTAGCGCCCCATTTTAGGAAATGGGGCTACGATTCGCGTAGTCTATCCCGGCCGTTCCCACGGCCCGGTATTTCGCGTATAGCGGCGTTGGTCTGCTCTAGCCTTGGGGACTTTTACCGGCTTTCTGTTGACGACTGCGCTGTTGCTGGGCCACTTGCCCCATCGCCTCGGAGAGATCCCTGCCGATCATGGACCAGTCGGACTGCATGGAGCGGGTATCAGCTTCGGCGGGTGTCGCCGAAGCGTTGAATTCGTAAAAATTGCCACTCAGGCCCACGGCGCTTCCCATGCCTGTAAGGAATCCTGCGTCAGCAGACAAAAAGTGGTGCTGAGTGTCCCCATGGGGTGTCTGGCTACATCTTCCAGCTATTCAGGTTGTCAGAGGTGTTCAACGAAATTTCATTCCTCCTCGCAGGGTGGATACTGCACGGGAGGGTTGCCTTGTCGGGAAAGTACCCTGCGGTGGCGTCGGGTGGCCTCTTCCTCGCCAATGTCGATGCAGGTGACGGGAAATTCCCAGTCATCCCCGTAGTCGAAGTGGAAGAGCATCGTGCGCCCCTTGGTGAAGACCTCGGAGATCAGCGTCTTTTTCACTCCCGGATCGTCGTCGGCCTCCCCGATATCGGCGAAGAGGGTGTAGTGTTCCTTGCTGTCGTAGGGATTGTTCAGATTATCGCAGAATTGGAAGCAGTGATCGAAATCGAATTCCAGCGCCTTGATAAGCGTCTCAGCCAGATCATAGAGCGTGTATTCTCCGAGGAAGCCAACCGTGGCGCGGAACTTCTCGTATCTAATCTCGAAGATGTAGGTCTTCATTGGGGGATCTTTAAGAGCGATCATCGCCGAAATGTTATGTGAAAAGAGAGGAAAGAAGAACCACGAACATCACGAAAGACACGAAAAGAGAACTGAGATTTCAGAAGTAATCAGCACTTTGGACGAAGGGAATTATCCATTGAGATCCTTCTCAAGCTGATAGACCACATCGGCGATATAGTCATGAAACCCCCATCCGACGCCATCCGATATTTGCTCCAGCTTCGAAAAGCGCGCGCTGAACTTAGGATAGTGTTCTCGCGCCTCGGATCGAAATAGTTTGGCCAGTTCCTCGAGAACAGACTCCACGCTGTCATAGAAGTCCTCATCAATGTCCCCGTATTCGCGGGTGAAGAGAGCACCGTTCTCCACGAAGGTCATCATGAGCTCTGCTGTGCCGGGAATGCTGCCCGTCGCCCTGCGGTAATCGCGGATATTCTTTTGTGCCTCCGCCAGATTCAGCTTGGCTTCTCCAGCCTTGGGGAAGAACTGCTTTGTGATTTTCTGTCGATAGGCTTCCAGAATCTCAGCGCCACCCTCCTCTCCTTCTTTCCCAGCATTGCATCGGGCCTGAATGAACTGACGATTCTCCGCGTCGGTCTCATAGAGAGCCTTGATGAGAGATGTGAGTTGGGCAGCATCCCAGCCCTGGATCTCCTGCAACAAGGTTGTCCAGCCGTCGTGTTTATTGGGTTTAGGTTGTTTCATGCTACAATGGTTTGCTGTGCGGCGAGAGGTGGGGTGGGGATGATTAACCACGAATAGCAGGCACGAAAGGGAGTGTGGAAGGATTCCTGTGGGGACTCGCTCTCTACCGAGAGGCTTGCCCGTTGACTCGGGGGCGCCTGCGGCACTTCTAACTCCTTCCGCCAGTCGGAGGTTTCAAGCTTGAGAGCCTTTTCAGAAGTTTCTTTGACGAATGGGGCACAATGTGGTCTAGTAGGAATTGTAGACAAGCGCAGGGTTTGTAGAGGTCACTGGTAACAGTGGCAGCCCGCAAGGGTGGGATCCTCGAACCTGGGGTCTACACCACTTTTAGAGTTCGCCAAAACCCGCCAAGTGCGGGTTTTGCGATTTCAGGTCCTGAAGATCTCCAGGCCAGAGTTTCAGGCCATATCCGAGAAGGGCACCACGATGCCTATACATGGTCGGGGCTATCAGCTTCAGATACTTGTCCTCCGTGTCGCCGTATCGGTTGGGATTGCAGGCGGCAAAGAGGCTTGAAGCCACGGCGTCGGCAACCTGCAGACCGGCCAGTTGGGAATGCTCCACAGGTCGCATCATGTCGGCATCAATCACTGACCAATCGATGGTGACACTCATCGGGTCAGACTCTGTTTTGAGCCCGTGGATATAGTCCCTGAGATCGTCATAGGACATCTGCCCTCTGTTCGAGAAGATGATCTCAGCCTTCCCATTGCCTACCCCTTCCTTGCGGTGATCACGGCAAAGCCAAGAGACCCTCTCCAGCAGCATTCTTGTCGCATAACGGTAGAGAAGATGCCTCTGCGACTGAAATTTCTCGGGTTCGATGATCGAGGGCTTGTGGATCAGCACGGAAACTGTGCGAAGAGGGGCCTGGCCGATTTGACGGACCCAAGGGATGCGCTGGGCATGCCCCATCTTGACGAAATGAAGGGCATCCTTATGGCCTCTCCCGATCTGAGCCCTGACTGTTCGCATCAACTCAACCACCGCCAGATCCTTTTCCGCCCTCGTCACGACGGCAGAGAGAATGAGCCAGCGGGAACTCCCGGAGAAATCGTCCCGGAAAACAAATCCCTCTTCGCCGGACTCATCCACATAGACTCGGAAGGATGCCTTCATGATGGCCCCAAGATAACCTAAGAAATCGAAGATTCATCTCCCCAGATGCGGGAGAGGGTGGTTTGGATTTTGGCTTCGAAGCGGGTGATGAGTTCGCGGTTGGCGTTGACGAGCGCTTGTTCGGCCTCGATTTCGGCGACGATGGTCTGCTGTTCGGCGAGTGGTGGGAGGGGATCGAAAATGTCTGGAGTACCTTGGCGTTAATATTGGATTGGTTGATTCCATCCGTTTTGACCCTTGAGCAAAAATCCTTGGCCTCTTTGGTGTTTAGGCAGCAATTCAAGTAAGGACCCAAAACTTTGTCCTTCTGGTAATTGATTCGAATAAGGTAGCCAGCGAAAACAGCAGGTCTACCTCCTCGGTAGATGCCGGTTTTTCCTACGTGTATCGGGCTATTGGTCCTGTTGAATAAAACGTCATTGGGTGACAGAAGGTATTTATCGAGGTCTTCGTCTTTGGGGGCGAATTTAAGATCAGACCAATCGATCTCTCCGTTTTGAATATTGCCCATTCGAAGGCAGACGACATCCCCGCTATCCAGAGATTTAAGGGAGCTTCCATATTGGAAGCTGTCACTGATCTCACCCAGCTCCACCATCGGCCAGGCGGGGTTGATGGGGATGTGGGGGCGGTAGTTGTCGAGGACGGCGCGGGCGCCGTTGATGACTTTCTGGTAGCCTTCGATTTCGGCGACGATCTCGCACTGGATGTCCAGCGGCGGCAGGGGGATTTGAAGATTTCCTAGCGTTGATAAGTTGAGGTTTGAGATGTTTGTCGTGGTGTTGGCGTTCTTGATGAAAAAGTCGAATGCGTACTCAGTTCTTAAGCAATGAATGAGATAACCATCGAGAATCTTGTCGCTGGGCCTGATAACGGACATGAATGCCCCAAATGACATTGGCTTCCGTACGCTTTGAACATGGGTTGTTCTGCCAAGCAGATTTAGACTGTTTGCTGTCGAAATAAGAATGTCTCCAGGCCTCAGTAGCTTGGAATCGTCTTTCACCAAGTTTCTATGAATGTGATACAAATCCTCTTTAACAATTCCGCTCTGTTGAGCCGCTTTTGTTGTAGCAACTAAAATGGAGTTCTCTGTCGCATGCTCCAACTGATCTGCTTTTCCAAAAGTTATTCCTCGGATTAACTCTGCAACTTCCCCTAAGGCAACCATTGGAAATGAAGAGTTCCCATTTACCCCCTCACGATAGCGTTCGCCACTGAGGTTGTAGTCGCCGTTGGCGCCGATTTTTTCTTTGGGGACGATGAGGGCGGTCGTGAGCGTGAGGTCGCTCGGATCTTTTCGCTCGCGGAGGGTGGCGAGGTAGCTCTCGAGTTCTTCCTGAACCTTCGGGAGGTCGTTTTTCTGGATTGGTCTGCGCTGGGCGCCGAGGTCGTAGCCGTCGTTCTCGACTTTGAAGAAGGCGATGGTTTGCGACTTACGGGCGAGGCTTTTGTCGAGGAGAAGGATAGAGGTCTTCACTCCGGAGTAGGGATTGAAGCATCCGGCTGGGAGGGAGATGACGGCGACGAGGGAGTTCTCGACGAGCATCTTGCGGAGATCCTTATAGGCGTTCTGGCTCTGGAAGATGATGCCCTCTGGGACGATGATGCCGGCGCGGCCGTTCGGGGTGAGGTGCTCGGCGATGTAATCGACGAAGAGGACTTCGCTCCGCTTGGCCTGGATGGAGAAGCGGTTGTGTGGGCGGATGCCGCCCTTCGGCGACATGAAGGGGGGATTGGCCAAGATGACGTCGGTGAATTCGTTCCACCGGGCAACATCGGTGAGGGTGTCGTACTCGAAGATGTGGGGATCGGTGAAGCCGTGTAGGTAGAGGTTCACCAGCGAGAGCCGGACCATGTCGGGGGAGATGTCGTAGCCCTTGAAGTTCTTGGCCATCTCGCCGCGCTGCTGGGGAGTGAGGGTGTTGTGACCCTTGGCATCCGTATTGGAGCGGAGGATATGCTTGTAGGCGGAGATGAGGAATCCAGCGGTGCCGCAGGAGGGGTCGAGGAGGACTTCTTCCTTCCGTGGGGCGAGGATCTCGACGATGAAGTCGATGATGTGCCTCGGGGTGCGGAACTGGCCCGCATCTCCCTGCGAGCCGAGCACGGAGAGGAGATACTCGAAGGCATCGCCGAGGCGCTCGCTGTGGTCGTAGGAGAACTCGTTGATGACCTTCAGGAAGCTCTTGAGGGTCTCGGGATCGCGGTAGGGGAGGTAGGCGTTTTTGAAGATGTCGCGGAAGAGGGCGGGGATGCCGGGGTTCTCAGGCATCTTGGCGATGCCGTCGGCGTATAGGGCGAGGAGCTCGTGGCCGCCGATGCCGGGCTGCATTAGCTTGGCCCAGCCGAACTTCCCATACTCGCCGCTGAAGAACTTTCGCTTGCCGCCCAACTCCTCGGCCTCGGCGTCCATGTCGTCCATGAACTTGTAGATGAGGGCGATGGTGATCTGCTCGACCTGGGACTTCGGGTCGGGGACCTTCCCCACGAGGAGGTCGCGGGCGGTGTCGATGCGGCGCTTGGTATCGGTGTCGAGCATGGGGAAGGGAGAAGGGGAGGGTTAAAAAGGTTGAAGCGTTAGAACGTGAAAGAGGGGGAGAGGCTTACTGAAGGGCTCGGGGATCGGGAAATTGGTGATGGGGGGCTGAAAGGCT
This window contains:
- the dnaJ gene encoding molecular chaperone DnaJ, whose product is MAKRCYYEVLQVTRTIEFEDIKKSYRKLAVKHHPDKNPGDSTAEERFREIAEAYDILSDSEKRAAYDRYGHAAFQGGMGGGGGGGGGMHDPFDLFREMFGASGGGGGVFDHFFGGGGGAQEGRGSDLRYDLRITLEEAFSGCEKEIELRKLDACGDCSGSGAAKGAKVTTCSLCRGRGQVVASRGFFQVAQPCPQCHGAGQTIDKPCKSCRGDGRAEKTSRIKLTIPAGIDEGSRLRSSGGGEAGSRGGGTGDLYVVIHLKEHSIFSRDGSDLHCRMPIPFVTAALGGEIEVPTLAGTVTMKIPAGTQGGSDFRVKGHGMPRLQSHAKGDLHVKLEVEVPTKLDDAQRKSLEAFAELCGDHNTPLHRSFTERLKGLFS
- the pheA gene encoding chorismate mutase — translated: MEDLTKLREAIDAIDGRLLDLLNERARFAQEIGRIKERNGAPVYAAGRAEQLMRRLVERSAGPLEEQAIRAIYREIMSASLALEKDTVIACEGCVAGRTHFAAKQQFGASVRYTFHDNPADLFAAVTSGKADCAVLPSGEEGPDTTVLELLMTSEAQLASQIVLGGEEGSRRARYFVLGKALNARSGDDQTALLFHLTDHPGALASALEPFRGAGVNVISIHSRPAAGSGLHLFLEVEGHAGDESLLRAVNLLGEKGFSPKVCGSYPRMR
- the scpB gene encoding SMC-Scp complex subunit ScpB, with amino-acid sequence MSKKSSKNKPTGEHASDTLSSEEVPLESREGDVAVEIEETMSSEAENASLPDAVTEELLGAEAPVGEVPPLSHVLEAILFASQKAILPKELMAHLKSAAVAEPTSVASAFARIKEGDVRDALVDLQAEVAASGRAYQVRETATGWLLSSAPGFAPWLRALYPEAKPTRLSASALETLAIIAYRQPIARADMEAVRGVSVDGVMQTLLDRGLVKIAGRAEAAGRPLLYATTQFFLDHFGLRTLDELPNAAELRHIPLPKATPEPGSAPVDESGTAELPGVLSVPEEVTSGVLESVQEGEEGEQAKEAEEAAVLDEVEVTEILELRESVVFEEVSFDAEVEKEESGESRDGHPER
- a CDS encoding N-acetylmuramoyl-L-alanine amidase, yielding MTQRSFMICALRCLPLLALLLLPGCALFEEGASLSNFHTVVLDPGHGGYDNGAKAVRGLSEKMLTLDVARRVKPLLEARGYHVVMTRTTDVFIPLGTRTAISNSRSDAAFVSIHFNSASRRAANGVETYYYNPRSAPLARNILNEIATCYGSHSRGTKFARYYVLHHNQRPATLLELGFVSNAQENNLLQNPSVRQRLAEKIATGISRGHGGRAPVATSGG
- a CDS encoding nucleotide exchange factor GrpE; translated protein: MKKNPTPDPTSKQEAPSQEEIPVENTVPSVDSAPIAPEPNLQAEVERYRDQALRAAADLENYRKRMIREKEEAIRFANAGLLEKLLPILDNFELGLTAASGDTAAKGIVDGFAMVHRQLGDFLVSSGLQPIDAVGQPFDPKLHEALGHETDAAQADGVVLRQLRRGYRLADRLIRPSSVIVNKLA
- a CDS encoding STAS domain-containing protein; amino-acid sequence: MTTPATVSAGCFDQEVWIRIEGRGNFQSSGSIRKFVQAMIQRGRREFVVDLASCDHMDSTFMGTLTGISQRLRELGQGSLLVINVTPRNVDLMENLGLNFLFGIEPAGATMRAPAEAGGNLMQLPVDTIMEKDIILSAHEALIAANPANADRFHDVLEYLKHGHGSAGH
- a CDS encoding SpoIIE family protein phosphatase, encoding MILQSIEPVVIVALLVAMAVLGLIVFGSRRRVGELKRSTAEIHQEERSVFDFLHGLGAAFSEGVPAGELHRLLVEGAQLILKADGGALYLADRSGQQLLPAFLSKGCPPLVSLPVHLCGEVADGENTHSQAIESFVRLQSVRVGMGLLGEACDWSEPRFLRRRGDIPEDLMEQGLGSVVMGPLVYRHKLLGVLALARKPGSDAFSDTKIDLFKAIVEQAAFALFNQAIHLAAGEKHALDHDIQIAGEIQKILLPSDAPDVEGFEISGLNLPARTLSGDYFDYLAVDEDHVGIVIADVSGKGVPAALIMAMCRSALRSQAPGKLSPAEVLRGVNRQLYPDMKEDMFISMAYVVLNRRTGNALLARAGHDAPLLFRRESTTIECLNPKGMAVGIDSGGVFDRFCTDFPFRLENGDLLLLYTDGLTEALNASGDEFGVQRLNDELLANAGDGAAAMLHRLSRSVIAFAGNESQHDDITLIALRKL